The following proteins come from a genomic window of Pirellulales bacterium:
- a CDS encoding type II toxin-antitoxin system VapC family toxin, whose product MPGKPTIYLDTSIISAYWHESADVLASSRRLLTRQWWDEERRYFKVFTSSITEDELAAGDFPRQQDCLKMIRKLPYLPIDGRVASLAETLLAKQLVPASKPRDALQMAIATVFEIDYLLTWNYAHLANPVVQQRLAALCDKLELRVPSMVSPESIPKVALSQIIRRKPK is encoded by the coding sequence ATGCCCGGCAAGCCGACGATCTATCTCGATACTTCCATCATCTCGGCATATTGGCACGAATCCGCGGATGTCCTGGCAAGCAGTCGGCGTTTGCTCACTCGACAATGGTGGGACGAGGAGCGGCGCTATTTTAAAGTGTTCACTTCGTCGATCACGGAAGACGAACTTGCCGCCGGAGACTTCCCGCGCCAACAGGACTGCTTAAAAATGATTCGCAAGTTGCCTTACTTGCCGATCGACGGACGTGTTGCGAGCTTGGCCGAAACCCTGCTAGCTAAACAGCTTGTCCCAGCTTCGAAACCTCGTGACGCACTTCAGATGGCAATCGCCACCGTGTTTGAGATAGACTATCTATTGACCTGGAATTACGCACATTTGGCGAATCCAGTTGTACAACAGCGATTGGCTGCGCTGTGCGACAAATTGGAATTGCGTGTCCCCTCGATGGTTTCACCGGAAAGCATCCCGAAGGTGGCTTTGAGCCAAATAATTCGGAGAAAACCAAAATGA